The following are from one region of the Bradyrhizobium septentrionale genome:
- a CDS encoding GspE/PulE family protein, whose product MANDLSVRFVDYLRQNNHLAPTDGPAERTGQGADHRQLKLWEVISLSPVEFADEAARFFALGRLTLQEMTSAEPLVGSFSPRFLRETMVYPCREADGTSVLAVVDPTDQATQRAAQIVLGAGITVKVASSEDVAIVLNNRASAEEDEATELTAALPREDDIESLRDLASGAPVVRAVNDLIEKAVELRASDIHIEPFAAGLMVRLRIDGLLRPVAALSGVLPQAVVSRIKIIANLNIAERRLPQDGAARLRAGRTDIDIRVAIMPMQHGESAVIRILPKDRGLLVVEKLGFSQADEAKLRRLLKLPHGMIVITGPTGSGKTTTLATILSILNEPSRKILTIEDPVEYEIPGVNQSQVKPAIGLTFATALRSFVRQDPDVIMVGEIRDTETAHVAVHAALTGHLVLTTLHTETAAAAVPRLLDLGVEGYLLRSVLRGVIAQRLVRQLCERCKTARPLATADFTEDPRLAAIGFRAGEIVHEPCGCERCGGTGYRGRLGAFELLELSNELRELIGERTDGLKIDTMAIRAGMTTMLDDGVAKCRAGLTSPAEILRVATVR is encoded by the coding sequence ATGGCCAACGACCTGTCCGTTCGGTTTGTGGATTATCTCCGTCAGAACAATCACCTCGCGCCGACCGATGGGCCGGCCGAGCGGACCGGGCAGGGTGCCGACCACAGGCAATTGAAACTGTGGGAGGTCATCAGTCTTTCGCCGGTCGAATTCGCCGACGAAGCCGCGCGCTTCTTCGCGCTGGGCCGCCTGACGCTCCAGGAAATGACCTCGGCCGAGCCGCTGGTCGGGTCGTTCTCGCCGCGCTTCCTGCGCGAGACCATGGTCTATCCGTGCCGGGAAGCCGATGGAACCAGTGTTCTCGCGGTCGTCGACCCCACCGACCAGGCGACGCAGCGGGCCGCGCAGATTGTGCTCGGCGCCGGGATAACAGTGAAAGTGGCATCGTCGGAAGACGTCGCCATCGTGCTGAACAACCGTGCCAGTGCTGAGGAGGACGAGGCCACCGAACTGACGGCGGCGCTGCCCCGCGAAGACGACATCGAGAGCCTGCGCGATCTCGCCAGCGGCGCGCCGGTGGTGCGCGCGGTCAACGATCTGATCGAGAAGGCGGTCGAGCTTCGCGCCAGCGACATCCATATCGAGCCGTTTGCCGCCGGCCTCATGGTCCGGCTCCGGATCGATGGCCTGCTGCGGCCGGTCGCGGCGCTGTCGGGCGTGCTACCCCAGGCGGTGGTGTCCCGCATCAAGATCATCGCCAATCTCAATATCGCCGAGCGCCGCCTGCCGCAGGACGGCGCGGCGCGGCTGCGGGCCGGGCGGACCGATATCGATATCCGCGTCGCGATCATGCCGATGCAGCATGGCGAATCCGCCGTCATCCGTATCCTGCCCAAGGATCGCGGCCTGCTGGTCGTGGAAAAACTCGGCTTCTCGCAGGCTGACGAGGCCAAGCTGCGGCGGCTCTTGAAGCTGCCGCATGGCATGATCGTGATCACGGGACCGACCGGCAGCGGCAAGACCACGACGCTGGCGACGATCCTGTCGATCCTCAACGAGCCCAGCCGCAAAATTCTCACGATCGAGGACCCGGTCGAATACGAGATCCCCGGCGTCAACCAGTCCCAGGTCAAACCGGCGATCGGTCTGACCTTCGCCACCGCCTTGCGCTCCTTCGTTCGACAGGATCCCGACGTCATCATGGTCGGCGAAATCCGGGATACCGAGACCGCGCACGTCGCCGTGCATGCGGCGCTGACCGGGCATCTGGTGCTGACGACGCTGCACACCGAAACGGCGGCGGCCGCGGTGCCACGCCTGCTCGACCTCGGGGTCGAGGGCTATCTGCTCCGCTCGGTGCTGCGCGGCGTGATCGCGCAACGCCTGGTCCGGCAATTATGCGAGCGCTGCAAGACGGCGCGGCCGCTGGCAACGGCCGATTTCACCGAGGATCCCCGGCTTGCGGCGATCGGATTCCGGGCCGGCGAGATTGTTCACGAGCCGTGCGGCTGCGAACGCTGCGGCGGAACCGGCTATCGCGGCCGCCTCGGCGCATTCGAGCTGCTCGAACTGTCGAATGAATTGCGCGAGCTGATCGGGGAGCGAACCGACGGACTGAAGATCGATACGATGGCGATCCGGGCGGGCATGACCACCATGCTCGATGACGGGGTCGCCAAATGCCGCGCCGGATTGACCTCGCCCGCCGAGATCCTCCGCGTTGCGACGGTGCGGTGA
- a CDS encoding tetratricopeptide repeat protein, whose protein sequence is MTASVASADSLARGTAAFHRGDYVRASRELAPAAERGNARALGLLGFMYEHGFGVPQAYDAAADLYYRGAVQGDPFAQAMLGLTYDKGHGVPVDFVLAYKWLNLAAARTGGRQREAYLRFRDAVASKLSRNEIIAGQRFALGWVPGPPAPDVHLTVK, encoded by the coding sequence ATGACCGCATCCGTCGCGAGCGCCGACAGCCTTGCGCGCGGAACGGCCGCCTTCCATCGCGGCGATTATGTCAGAGCATCTCGGGAGCTCGCGCCGGCCGCCGAGCGCGGCAATGCACGCGCTCTCGGCCTGCTCGGCTTCATGTATGAGCACGGTTTTGGCGTGCCGCAGGCCTATGACGCCGCCGCCGATCTCTACTATCGCGGCGCCGTGCAAGGCGACCCGTTCGCGCAAGCCATGCTCGGCCTGACGTACGACAAGGGTCACGGCGTTCCGGTGGATTTCGTGCTGGCCTACAAATGGCTCAATCTGGCGGCGGCCCGCACCGGCGGGCGGCAGCGCGAAGCCTATCTCCGCTTCCGCGATGCGGTCGCATCAAAACTCTCGCGCAATGAGATCATCGCCGGCCAGCGGTTTGCATTGGGATGGGTCCCCGGCCCGCCGGCGCCGGACGTGCACCTGACGGTCAAGTAG
- the gspD gene encoding type II secretion system secretin GspD: MQRVGTVGRCPTIRGGLTAIFVLTSLGLLASCNSATVGESVDASQLDVTDKVRSLDLLPRQPQPVSALAATPGNQGGNVRASMYEGSDVTAVADARPQPAANGNGFDLNFESTPVATVAKVVLGDILHVGYTIDPRVQGTVSLVSVRPVPKSDMVFVLENALRLSGVVLLKDTAGYRLTPLGDAVGGGRIDAAAANPEPGFGVSVVPLQYVSAQTLLKLTDSFATRAGAIRADTTRNLLLIQGTGAERRTAVDTVLSFDVDWMRGQSVGIFPISSGSPAPVIAELEKIVDSGENGLSQNVIKFMPIARLNAVLVVTKKPDMLHTAAIWIKRLDRNDTARTTVHVYRVKYGDARQIARVLTDMFLGGSSGNLLDSADSQLAPGSGTSSTSSVADRLSLNNNNGSNSSMGGFASRGTSGTGATGQGLGQGFGAGGQANNPNAGQGNNAALDAGRGAGGGNGQPVLQDVRITPDVVNNNLLIYADQANYRIIESTLLQIDEPQLQVAIDATIAEVTLNNTLSYGVQTYLTSQNLGLKPNTGSILGTQATSAPATTTDATTGAVSVAGSLTNAFINQTFPGFNFLIGSATQPSLILDALHAVTSVKVLSNPSLVVINNQVATLQVGDVVPVSTGSATVLTTSNTVVNTIDYRNTGIILKVSPRVSVNGTVRLDVEQEISNVPQSSSVNLTPTVSERRVKSQIAVANGQTVLLAGLISEQQSGNRNALPVLDQIPGLGDAFGHQSNGTQRTELIIFIRPQIIRNGTDAQVVAEELRSKLRGSIATTSTNAPITTSFH; the protein is encoded by the coding sequence ATGCAACGCGTAGGCACAGTGGGCCGCTGCCCGACGATCCGTGGCGGCCTGACAGCCATTTTCGTCTTGACGTCGCTGGGGTTGCTGGCGTCCTGCAATTCCGCGACGGTCGGCGAGAGCGTGGACGCGTCCCAGCTCGACGTCACCGACAAGGTGCGCTCGCTGGATCTGCTACCGCGCCAGCCACAACCGGTGAGCGCACTCGCGGCGACACCCGGCAACCAGGGCGGGAATGTCCGCGCGTCGATGTATGAAGGCAGCGACGTGACGGCCGTCGCCGACGCGCGGCCGCAGCCGGCAGCGAATGGCAATGGTTTCGATCTGAATTTCGAGAGCACGCCGGTGGCGACCGTCGCCAAGGTCGTGCTGGGCGATATCCTGCATGTCGGCTACACGATCGATCCGCGGGTGCAGGGCACGGTGAGCCTGGTCTCGGTCCGCCCGGTGCCGAAATCCGACATGGTGTTCGTGCTTGAAAACGCGCTGCGGCTGAGCGGCGTCGTGCTGCTCAAGGATACCGCGGGCTATCGCCTGACCCCGCTCGGCGACGCCGTCGGCGGCGGCCGCATCGATGCCGCGGCAGCCAATCCCGAGCCCGGTTTCGGCGTCTCAGTGGTTCCCCTGCAATATGTGTCGGCCCAGACCCTGCTGAAGCTGACCGACAGCTTTGCCACCAGGGCGGGCGCGATCCGCGCCGACACCACACGGAATCTTCTGCTGATCCAGGGCACCGGGGCCGAGCGCCGCACCGCGGTCGACACCGTGCTCAGCTTCGACGTCGACTGGATGCGCGGCCAATCCGTCGGCATCTTCCCGATCTCGAGCGGCTCGCCCGCGCCTGTCATTGCCGAGCTGGAGAAGATCGTCGATTCCGGCGAGAACGGGCTCAGCCAGAACGTCATCAAGTTCATGCCGATCGCACGCCTCAATGCGGTGCTGGTCGTGACCAAGAAGCCGGACATGCTGCACACGGCCGCGATCTGGATCAAGCGCCTCGACCGCAACGACACCGCGCGAACCACGGTCCATGTCTACCGCGTCAAGTATGGCGATGCGCGCCAGATCGCGCGGGTCCTGACCGACATGTTCCTCGGCGGCTCCTCCGGCAATCTGCTCGACAGTGCCGACAGCCAGCTCGCGCCGGGCTCCGGCACCTCGTCGACGTCAAGCGTCGCCGACCGCCTGTCGCTCAACAACAACAACGGCTCGAATTCCAGCATGGGCGGCTTCGCATCCCGCGGCACGTCGGGGACCGGTGCGACCGGCCAAGGCCTGGGCCAGGGATTTGGCGCCGGTGGACAAGCCAACAATCCCAATGCGGGCCAGGGTAACAATGCCGCGCTGGATGCCGGACGCGGCGCCGGCGGCGGCAACGGCCAGCCTGTGCTGCAGGACGTCCGCATCACGCCCGATGTCGTGAACAACAATCTGCTGATCTATGCCGACCAGGCCAACTACCGCATCATCGAGTCGACGCTGCTGCAGATCGACGAGCCACAGCTCCAGGTCGCCATCGATGCTACGATCGCCGAAGTCACGCTCAACAACACCCTGTCCTACGGCGTGCAGACCTATCTCACCAGCCAGAACCTCGGCCTGAAGCCGAACACCGGCTCGATCCTCGGCACCCAAGCCACCAGCGCGCCCGCGACCACCACCGACGCGACCACAGGCGCGGTCTCGGTGGCGGGCTCGCTCACCAATGCTTTCATCAACCAGACCTTCCCGGGCTTCAACTTCCTGATCGGCTCCGCGACGCAGCCGAGCCTGATCCTGGACGCGCTGCATGCCGTCACCAGCGTCAAGGTGTTGTCCAATCCCTCGCTGGTCGTGATCAACAACCAGGTCGCGACGCTGCAGGTCGGCGACGTCGTCCCGGTCTCGACCGGCAGCGCAACGGTGCTGACCACGAGCAACACGGTGGTCAACACCATCGACTATCGCAACACCGGCATCATCCTGAAGGTCTCGCCACGCGTCAGCGTCAACGGCACCGTGCGGCTCGATGTCGAGCAGGAGATCAGCAACGTTCCCCAAAGCAGCTCGGTAAACCTGACGCCGACGGTGTCGGAACGGCGGGTCAAGAGCCAGATCGCGGTCGCCAATGGCCAGACCGTGCTGCTGGCGGGCCTGATCAGCGAACAGCAGAGCGGCAACCGCAATGCGCTTCCCGTGCTCGACCAGATTCCTGGCCTCGGCGACGCCTTCGGGCATCAGAGCAACGGCACCCAGCGCACCGAGCTGATCATCTTCATCCGCCCGCAGATCATCCGCAACGGTACCGACGCCCAGGTCGTCGCCGAGGAGCTTCGATCGAAACTGCGCGGCAGCATCGCCACGACATCGACCAATGCGCCGATCACCACCAGCTTCCACTGA
- a CDS encoding PepSY domain-containing protein, protein MRNALIRRGRRWLYVVHRWIGIATCLLFAMWFISGLVMMYVVFPRLTDGERLAALPVISWGKVQIAPDRAMAIAGMEHYPRDLRLSMMDDVPVYRVAGWNGAAVITISAIDGRVIDRIAPDQALAIAGHHPKAVRPQLLDTVTRDQWSVTARFDPLRPLYLIGLGDADGTELYVSARSGEIALDTTRQERVWNWLGSIPHWIYPTVLRKDGPLWRDVVLWISGVCLVVAVTGFWIGILRLRLMRRYASGAISPYRGWMAWHHIAGLIGGICVFTWMFSGWLSLNPGGAFSGRGVTRDIAIGYSGHDAPDIAAGFQSSPSVPAVEARFVWIGGHKLMMLDDSNGRRSLADPATGVPVTLSRDEIIAAARRAVPGAAMNSAQQLDEPDAYWYTLHNMRELPVLRTGFDDPAQTWLHISPVTGEILDRSDDSRRSYRWLFNALHSLDFPLLLRISPARDVVVWLLSTVGTIVSISGIVIGWRRLRRRPLRRRRVSPLAPIREAT, encoded by the coding sequence ATGCGCAACGCTCTGATCCGGCGAGGGCGGCGATGGCTGTATGTCGTCCATCGCTGGATCGGCATCGCGACCTGCCTCTTGTTCGCGATGTGGTTCATCTCGGGCCTCGTCATGATGTACGTGGTCTTTCCGCGCCTCACCGACGGCGAGCGCCTGGCCGCGCTCCCGGTCATTTCGTGGGGCAAGGTGCAGATCGCGCCTGATCGCGCGATGGCGATCGCAGGCATGGAGCATTATCCGCGCGATCTGCGGTTGTCGATGATGGACGATGTTCCGGTCTATCGCGTGGCCGGCTGGAATGGAGCCGCCGTCATCACGATTTCGGCGATCGACGGCCGCGTCATCGACCGGATCGCGCCGGATCAGGCGCTGGCCATCGCCGGCCATCACCCCAAAGCGGTGCGTCCGCAATTGCTCGACACGGTGACGCGCGATCAATGGTCGGTCACGGCGCGCTTCGATCCGCTACGGCCGCTCTATCTGATCGGCCTCGGCGACGCTGACGGCACCGAACTCTACGTCTCCGCGCGCAGCGGCGAGATCGCGCTCGACACCACGCGGCAGGAGCGCGTCTGGAACTGGCTCGGCTCGATCCCGCACTGGATCTATCCGACCGTGCTGCGCAAGGACGGCCCGCTGTGGCGGGATGTCGTGCTGTGGATTTCCGGCGTGTGCCTCGTGGTCGCGGTCACCGGCTTCTGGATCGGCATTCTCCGGTTGCGATTGATGCGTCGCTACGCAAGCGGCGCCATCTCGCCCTACCGCGGCTGGATGGCCTGGCATCATATTGCCGGGCTGATCGGCGGCATCTGCGTTTTCACCTGGATGTTCAGCGGCTGGCTGTCGCTCAATCCCGGCGGCGCGTTCTCCGGCCGCGGCGTCACCAGGGACATCGCAATCGGCTACAGCGGGCATGACGCGCCTGACATCGCCGCCGGCTTCCAGTCGTCGCCGTCGGTGCCGGCCGTGGAGGCGCGCTTCGTCTGGATCGGCGGACACAAGCTGATGATGCTTGATGACAGCAATGGCCGTCGCAGCCTCGCCGATCCCGCGACCGGCGTGCCTGTAACTCTATCGCGTGACGAGATCATCGCAGCCGCCCGGCGCGCGGTGCCCGGAGCTGCCATGAACTCGGCCCAACAGCTCGATGAACCCGACGCCTATTGGTACACGCTGCACAACATGCGCGAACTCCCCGTGCTGCGGACCGGCTTTGATGATCCCGCGCAAACCTGGCTGCACATCTCTCCGGTCACTGGTGAAATTCTCGACCGCAGCGACGACAGCCGCCGCTCCTATCGCTGGCTGTTCAACGCGCTGCACAGCCTGGATTTCCCGCTGCTGCTGCGCATCTCGCCTGCACGCGATGTCGTGGTGTGGCTGCTGTCAACCGTCGGCACGATCGTCTCGATCAGCGGCATCGTGATCGGCTGGCGCCGACTGCGTCGCCGGCCGCTACGACGGAGACGCGTGTCTCCCTTGGCGCCTATACGGGAAGCTACTTGA